One window of Cygnus atratus isolate AKBS03 ecotype Queensland, Australia chromosome 29, CAtr_DNAZoo_HiC_assembly, whole genome shotgun sequence genomic DNA carries:
- the DNAJC22 gene encoding dnaJ homolog subfamily C member 22: MGKRLLVAYGLWALGGPLGLHHLYLGRDSHALLWMLTLGGFGAGWLGDLWHLPGWVAAANGAGAPGQRGGSVPVLSTLRLAGQVAVGMYFGLAAALALPWVPQLLAQPLAVGLGVLLVSSVGDQASEALSILAAAFLTSLLFQGRVLAVLPSSLAASIAAQRHRRYKRPRASRPRLPARLYHLGLAYLAFAAPLAYGVLNGAAGVLGTPLHWLGALPALPRAIAERLLLLPLRAGWILAELLGFTSPEPSTWSERQQRAYKVLGIPSGAAAEDVHRSYRELVKVWHPDHNRHRAEEAERRFIELQEAYEVLAGPRRAAAG, encoded by the exons ATGGGCAAGCGGCTGCTGGTGGCCTACGGGCTGTGGGCACTGGGGGGGCCGCTGGGGCTGCACCACCTCTACCTGGGCCGCGACAGCCACGCGCTGCTCTGGATGCTGACGCTGGGCGGCTTCGGCGCCGGCTGGCTTGGGGACTTGTGGCACCTCCCCGGCTGGGTGGCCGCCGCCAACGGGGCCGGGGCGccggggcagcgcggggggAGCGTGCCGGTGCTGAGCACCCTGCGCCTGGCGGGGCAGGTGGCGGTGGGGATGTATTTCGGGCTGGCGGCAGCGCTGGCGCTGCCCTGGGTGCCGCAGCTGCTGGCGCAGCCgctggccgtggggctgggggtgctgctggtgtcCTCGGTGGGCGACCAGGCCTCCGAGGCGCTGAGCATCCTAGCCGCGGCCTTCCtcacctccctcctcttccaggGCCGGGTGCTGGCGGTGCTGCCCTCCAGCCTGGCCGCCAGCATCGCCGCCCAGCGCCACCGGCGCTACAAACGCCCCAGGGCGTCCCGGCCACGGCTGCCGGCCCGGCTTTACCACCTGGGGCTGGCCTACCTGGCCTTCGCCGCCCCGCTCGCCTACGGCGTCCTCAACGGTGCCGCcggggtgctgggcaccccgCTGCACTGGCTCGGGGCCCTCCCGGCGCTGCCCCGCGCCATCGCCGAGCGactcctgctccttcccctgcgTGCCGGCTGGATCCTGGCCGAGCTGCTGGGCTTCACCAGCCCCGAGCCCAGCACCTGGAGCGAGCGGCAGCAGCGGGCCTACAAG GTCCTGGGCATCCCGTCCGGCGCCGCCGCCGAGGACGTGCACAGGAGCTACAGGGAGCTGGTGAAGGTCTGGCACCCGGACCACAACCGGCACCGGGCCGAGGAGGCCGAGAGGCGCTTCATCGAGCTGCAGGAGGCCTACGAGGTGCTGGCGGGGCCCAGGAGGGCCGCGGCGGGGTGA